The genomic interval CAGTTGACGTTGGCGCCGAGGTCGAGGAGACAGCGCACCAGCGTGGAGTTCTGGAGATCCACTGCCAAGTGAAGTGCCGTGCGACCGCTGCATTGTTCCTACGGGAAACAAGGTGAAAAATGTGGCGTTAGCTTCCTGCTCCCTTCCTTTGCCTTTATGTTGCAAAACACGGTGAAAAGTCTGCCTTCATGTGGGTGTTAACGACACCTACCTGTGCGTTGATGTCTGCGCCCAGCTTCACCAGGTTCTCCACCAATGAGATGTAGCCGTTAATTGACGCCAAGTGGAGACAATTGTGTCCTGAAGGAGAAAATGAGGCAAAGTTTCGTCAGTGACAATGAATTCAAGAATCAAAGAAGAAcgaaaataataaaagtgggGAGGCattctgcatttttttcttgAACCTACCACTGTAGTTGGGGAAGGACATGATGGAGGTCAGGTGGCGTTGGCAGGTCTGAGTAATGACGCTGAAGCAGGTGAGGGAGCCTCTCTTGCAGGCGATGTGCAGAGCCGTGTTGCCGCAGTTGTCCGTGAGCCGCGGGTCGCAGCCGGCCCTCAGCAGCTTCTCCACCAACTGTGGCTGCTCTGTGATCACTGCTAGATGGAGAGCGGTCTGGAGAGAGgacatttaattattaaacCAACTCTGAGTGTgtggaaggagggaaggaaacgAGGGTTCTTTATTTAGCTGAAGGTGATTAATGTGTGACTGGTTATTACCTGTCTCTGGTGGTTCTGCAGGTTGAGGAATGGGTGATTGTGGGAGAGCTTGATCATCTGGAGGGCATAATCTGTGGCTTCGTGAATGATGGACAAGTGTAGAGGCCTGtggggaagaggagggggagaaaaagagagttaAAATACTGCTTTTCTatgaattttgttttattattatttgttttaatgcaTGAGGAAGTGGTTCCAGGCAAATAAGGGAGAACAAAGCCTGAGCAGTGGAGCGTTTCGCAAGAATGGAGTTTTGTCGGGTTATTTCCACCAGTTGTGGCTTGACACATCTGATGCTTTATCAGTTACTGGCAGCGCGCCAGGGACTTTCCTGAACGCGCAACGCGGACTTAAGCTCCGCCCAGACTGCGCTCTGAGCCAAAGTACACACACTGAGTACACACTGTGAtgcacgcaacacacacacacacacacacacacacacacacacacacacacacacacactttaaagccCACTAGTTTTCCCTGCCACTTCCTCCATTTTCGTGCGCACTTTTGCAGCTTTTCAAACCTCCTCGGTGCACTGCGTTTAAAAACGTTTGAACGCTACAAAATGCGCAACTCAAATCCACCCGTGAAACTCTCgcaaatgcacattttaaacgTAACAATCCACAGTTTAAACGTAACAATCCACAGTTTAAACGTaacaatccacacacacatagagagagagagagagagagaaggggggaaaaGCAGTGTCCACTTACGTGTCACCATCCTCGGTCACTGCACTCCTCCACGGCTCGTAATCCCTCTGCGCGCGTTCCGGCGCGTTCATGTCCAGGATCTCAAAGTCGCTCACGAGCTCGTCCTCCTTCAGGGAGTCCAGGCCGCTGTCTAAGCGATCCTCCTGGCACGGCAGCGCCTTGCCGTGTTTGGGCCCCATGTTGTCCAAGTTATAATCCATTTGAGCGTGAGTGCTGGGAACTCTGTGCACGTCCATGTCGAATGTGTGCAGGAGCAGATTCGtctccgagtgtgtgtgtgtgtctgtgtctgatgtAAGGTCAGGGTAGAAGTGTGGCCCGAGAGGGAGGCGCTCTGGTTTTACAGGCTCTTGGGCGGAGACCTGGCGGGGATTTCCATTTGACTAAAGCAGAGGGAAATCACACATACGGAGATGTGCTTTTGTGAGAAAAATCCCCCCCCTCAGCTCACTCAGAACGAAAACTTTGTAGTTTCCTATTCGACACCTCGTTTGAAGCAGCCATGTAAGTTTTAAAGACGCGATTTATTTCAGTGAATGAGCGACAAGGTGATcatgaatgagagagagacactgactCTTGAAGAATTCCCTTCTGCTCTGGgggaaaatgtcatatttttttttttagaggttaACCAAAGCAGCACTGGCATGTTTCCATGTTATACCTCTCTGACCCAGTTGTCCAAATTTAACTGAGCTCTTTAAAAGTTCAATTCAAAAtgtacactgaaaataaacagtAGCCCACACCTACGCCACCAACCACACGCTGTTATCACGTAACTACTAAAAGATAagtgtatttatatacacaaGGCTCATTTAAAGTTGTACTTCGTAAACACCACTAAATATAATACATCTGAGTTATTTCACATTAAGTTACTTTTTTTGAGCTGTTGGGTTTGGATTAAACACCATAATCCAGATCTAAGGCCAATTGAAAACCTaccatttatttctttaaaaaaaaatgtattgctgTTGTTAAAGGGACAGAAATCCTGCTACTACTCCAACAACACATGTAATCACCaccacataaaataaataaatctgatttaattcacaaaaaaatgcaaaattaaatCTAATATAGTTTgttctattacttttttgagctTGTGAGTTTGGATTAAACACAATAATCCAGAGATAAAGCCCATTTGACGGCATATATGAGtagttcatttatttcttttttaaaaatgtattgttgtcGTTAAAGGGACAGaaactactactgctactactccTACAACACATGTAATTAccacaaaatataataaatctGAGTTATTtcagaaaaaagtaaaatgtaaattaaaatcaaTTATAGTTTGTTCTATTGCTTTTTTTGAGCTTGTGAGTTTGCATGTATGTGTAGCTTTAATTGAAAACCtatcatatatttatttcttttttttaatgtattgctTTAGTTGAAGGGACAGTGTGATAACCAAgtgtcacattaaaaacaaaatataaaaaataactttaCATGACTTAAATATGCAGAACAGTAATGAAATGGACAGAAATCAATGTtagaaaaaacaatcacaaatacTATAACATTACCAAGCACTAAAACATGCAGCAATTATGATTCAATGCAATACAATGACTGACAATACAGTGCATAATTGCATTACTCAACTTTGCTTATTTGCATATAATACACTTTATCTGACTCAATCAAAAACGTTAGTTTACACCTTACGTTTGGTCACACCTTATTATTTTATAACCAGAATGTATGACCCCCCAGGGCAGTACCAGTGGTGTGAACACTCTGCAGCCTGCGTTTTTCAGGTGGCAGGATTTCAACACTTATTTCAGTCCACAGTTACTCTATGAAGTGAATTTACGCAGCACAGTCAGCgcagagaaagaggggaagATTCTGAAGTTTCCTCATGGAGACTCCCCTTGTGAAAGCTGCTTGTTCCACAGTGGGATGTCCTGGACTTACCCGTTCATGCCCTGCAGATGCTCTTACTTGGCACTGAAGGGTAAAGTCCATACATAATTCAGCTTAGATCCAGGAAAGGACAGTGTGTAGTGATGCAGAACGCACAAAGCTATGACTTTTGGTAGGAagtttgtttccttttgttgttttgttttttttcaaacccccaCTGTAACTTTCCTTGtgaccttcttcttctctttgtttgcCTTTGTCCCACTTGTGCTTCAAGGCAACTTTTTcgaaagaaaaggaaattcCTTTGTATGTCACAACACGGTGGTGAAGTGTGTGACAGAGCTACCTGTTTGTGCTCCCCTGACATTTGAGATAAAATTCCCAGGATGGCttgtgtttacactgtaaagAGGTGGCTTGGTGGAAACATAGCAACCGTATCCAAGGGCAAGTAAAGCTATCACACCTCGGTGGGGTGATACTCATCTGTGATTGCGCTATGCAcaccagacagacacacacatacgcacacccAGTGGGGCTCTGATGTCACTGAGTCGCAGACGAACATCACTAACAGGCTCTCTGCAGCtcctctgtgtctgctgtgaatTCCACACATACTTTAATCTGTGCCAAGTATCATAATGACACATCTGGGGACAAACTGTACTTgcagctctgtgttttctctccagttGCCAAGAAACTGGGATTTTTGTCTTTATATGGCTAGATATTCACCTAATCTAGGAAATACTGATACTTCCACTTTACGTCTTTTGagagcttttgttgttgttgtaatgccGTGCGAGTGCGCCTGTCTGCACTCGCACGGTGTTTACACGTGGTTACTATGGGCACCAACCGCTGATTGAGCACTGACGCCAGTCAAGCACTGTACATTGCCCTCTGTCTGCGTGTTGGTAGAGCGCCGCTTATCTGAGTCAGTAGGTGCCTGAGGGAGCATCACACCCTGTCAGCGAGGAGCTGAGGTCATGAAACTGACCAACCAACACTCACAGCAGCACACATTCTTCAGCAAATGGGTGGTGAAACTTTGGAGCGGCCAGATTATGAAGTAATAAATACCTAATAAAAAGTGGTGCTTTTGCTGACTATCCAAAATACTCAAAGTGTTACCTGCCTCCCTGCGTCAAATTAAAGACACAGTATGTAATATCTGCGGCAAAGGTCATTGTTTGATGATTTTCGTAAAAGTGCAGTGGAACCATGGCAGCAATGAGTAGTCGTGATATattacaacaaatacacacaataaaacactggCTAACTCGTATACGGAATATTTCTTTCCTCACTCTGATGTCTCATGCGGGTTTGCCTCTTATTAACTTATAACAGAGACAGATAAAGTGGATGACGGCATTAAAAGGcgatcaaaatcaaacaatccTTGAATATAAACATGAGTTTTTATACATTAAAAGAGTCTTGGATACATTTTGGTACAAGTGAGTACACTCTTCATCAAAATATGTGTAGTTTTTAGATATTTAATgctgaaatgttacatattatatctttaaagaGAATATTTCCTCATTAGTTGTACAGTAACTacaatgacattacattacactctATAAATAATAGTTACATTAATAGTTCAATTTTTTTCATAGGAAATTTGTCACTGTTTCCAACTCAGTTAATCTAGTTATGTGAACATACATGACCTACATTTCATGTAAACGTGatggaaaacttttttttttttcagcaaaagGTTAATGAAGTGGGGGGTAAAAGGAGAAAACACACTAATACTGAAATCACATCATGGCTAATCTGTGAAAGCGAAACACATGTAATTTCTGGAGGGCATCGTTTATTTACACCTAAAGGAAGACTTTGACATTTAGGGATTCATGCATTTTCACTTTCACGTTGAGAGATTGTTACCACTGCTTTGCTAAATATGGAGGTGAGAGAGCGTTACCCGAGAAGAACATCTGGCTttgtatttaaaggtccagtgtgtaaaatttagaatagaataatagctttattgtcattgcacatcaGGTATACAATGGAATTGCTGTGCTTCTACAGCAgcagtaaatataaatacaataaaagcaatataaacacacagacattgcTTTCAGGATCCACACTCTGCCTTTGTGTTCAAAGTTCTTATGgcccagggaagaagctgtttttAGGCAGCTGTACCTCCTGCGAGAGGGCATGAGGTTAAACAGGTGCTGACCTGAGTGTGAGGTGTCAGCAGTCATTTTCCTTGCTCTCCTGAGACACCGTGTGTTGGCAGTGTCCTCCAGAGAGTGTAAGGGACAGGCAGTGATTTTTTTGGAcagtttttgtattgtatttttacttttattcatcCCATCCTcgactagaaaccttcctatgATTAGGGCAGCCACAGAGCAGAATaatgggagttgggtacctcaaaccaagttccctttcctcttggccatgacCCTCTGCAGGTGTTTCTGCCACTGAACTGTTGGCATACCATGCTGTGATGCAGTATGTGAGGACACGCTTGATGCTGCTGTGGTAAAAGACTAGTACCAGCGGCTTCTCCTCCACATGGTTCCTTCTCTCAGTTGTGTTTGCAGTTCAGGAGAGGTccgtagctgtgtgtgtgtgtccaggaaCTTAAAGAACACAGTCCCCGTTGATGTAAAGTGATGCTGCTTCCCCCTCCTGTGTTTCCTGAAGTCCGTTACCATCTCCTTGGTTTTGCTGGTGTTGAGCAGTAAATTGTGTTCGGTACACCACCCCGCCAGCCCTTTCACCTCCTCGCTGCCCCGCTGTCTCGTCCCTGCCGCTAACGAGGCTGACGACCGTGGTGTCGCCTGCAAATTTAATGGCGGCATTGAACTATGCACCCACACAGAGAGCTGAGAACCGCTGTGTCCTTGTGCGCTGCCATCTACCTCTGTGTGTACAATCACCTCAATGTATGAACAGCTTATCCCAGAATGAGTCTTAGAAGTTTTTACGGTAGCCCACAGTTTTGAGTTTTGAGTTTTGAGTTTTTTGCATCATGTGTGCGGTGAATACTTCTACTGCTGTAGTCcatatgtggtgtgtgtgagggcCTACTGGGACCAGGCTCAGGGGGCTCTGAAGCCCAAGCCTCTGCGCTCCTATCCTGATATTTTTGCTTCTACATTACTCCAACCAATATTTTTAATAGGGCCCTGAAGCCACATAACACTGGCTATGTTATGTGGTATATACTAATAGGGCCCCTCAATCATATACCATGGTTTATGTTATTTACCCATTATATCTGAAAGGGGCTCCTAATGAGTATAGATGTGTCAATAGACGGCAGTAGTAAGAGAACTCTTGACAGGGAGATGCTGCAGGTAACTCACGAGTGCTCAGGGGTCCAACTGGCTCATAATCTGTCCCAGGTTGTACGTTAAGGGATTATCTTCTGCAAAACCTGGATGTATTTTAACAAGTGTTTTACTGTCTGGTCGTTAGTCTGTGTAAACCCTGAAAACACCATCAACCATGTCACATTCAAATCATCTTTTGGGATTCATGTGATTGGTTGACGAGGTATTTGCATTCACAAGCAGTACAAGGGTGTACTTAATTAAGTGGCAAGCGAGTGTACAGCAGGgtcagcatatttttttttaacgagcTGGCCTCGTATTATACGCCTGCCTCCCGTCAAGTTACTATAAGGTCATCTGGAGGCCGTGTTCGGAGTGCAGAGACAAcctatcacaacacaacacactgtaaaatgtTGTGATTATAATGGAGCTAAGGGGGTTCTGAGTCTGACAAGAAGCCTGCACAGAAACAAGTGTACATATCATGGCCTGGAGGGGGGTTCATACATTATTAACATATTCATAAAGTTTTCATAAAGTGTTGATTTGCAAAGAAACAGTTCCAATGAACAGCCTGTACATGTCATGTTGCTGCAGCTTCTGTGCTGAGCCttaacacagcaaacacaactacaataaatcaatcaatcagtcatgCTGGACTCACATCTA from Solea solea chromosome 17, fSolSol10.1, whole genome shotgun sequence carries:
- the LOC131443197 gene encoding NF-kappa-B inhibitor alpha-like, with the protein product MDVHRVPSTHAQMDYNLDNMGPKHGKALPCQEDRLDSGLDSLKEDELVSDFEILDMNAPERAQRDYEPWRSAVTEDGDTPLHLSIIHEATDYALQMIKLSHNHPFLNLQNHQRQTALHLAVITEQPQLVEKLLRAGCDPRLTDNCGNTALHIACKRGSLTCFSVITQTCQRHLTSIMSFPNYSGHNCLHLASINGYISLVENLVKLGADINAQEQCSGRTALHLAVDLQNSTLVRCLLDLGANVNCMNYGGFTAYHLTYGRQSEEIRCQLFDKTAQELRELPESESDDSDMEDLDLSEDELYDDIKFGK